The following nucleotide sequence is from Candidatus Hydrogenedentota bacterium.
CGCCGCCGACGATTACCCAGTGGATACCTGTCAGATCGAATTCGCCGATATCCTCCAGCAAAGGTTCCACAGACAGGAAGCGGATGCGCGCGCGAACCTTGCGGAGTTCGGCTATGCGCGGCACGCCATATTGGCGGTCTTCGACCGACACGCCCAAGCATACGTTTTCCGGGCAGGTACGATTGTGGAAATATTCGGGCAACCGGTTTGCGCGCTTGGTAAGAATTTGATAAGTGTGCCGCGGCGTGCGCTCCATGACCGAAAAAACCTTGTCGAGATACACAACCGGCACCT
It contains:
- a CDS encoding DUF5131 family protein — encoded protein: VPVVYLDKVFSVMERTPRHTYQILTKRANRLPEYFHNRTCPENVCLGVSVEDRQYGVPRIAELRKVRARIRFLSVEPLLEDIGEFDLTGIHWVIVGGESGPKSRPMKEKWVENVKRQADAAGAAFFFKQWGAWGADGVKRNKKANGRIFQGRTWDTYPENARAAL